The following proteins come from a genomic window of Sulfitobacter indolifex:
- a CDS encoding CPBP family intramembrane glutamic endopeptidase yields the protein MKWRPDYSAHAAFVAPARPSSALWRFFLGLFVAVVAYVALNEFYFQTVYAFAGPGATSLHGNLLKGATPQAMYLLLFSFGTMAMAVGVTVRVVHRRNASRLLGVPGRLWPSFRAVSIAMLALGAVLLILPPWDMGGELTPNLPLNRWLLLLPLSLLAVLVQVSAEEIVFRGYVQQQLAARFKSPLIWMVLPSALFALGHYLPAEAGENALMVALWAGVFGILMADLTARSGSLGPAIAVHLWNNVSAILIVSLPDDLSGLALYLTPFSMDDAAALRTWLPVDFALMLVSWLAARLAIRR from the coding sequence ATGAAGTGGCGGCCCGATTACAGCGCCCATGCGGCCTTTGTCGCGCCTGCGCGCCCGTCCTCGGCGCTTTGGCGGTTTTTCTTGGGGTTGTTCGTGGCGGTGGTGGCCTATGTCGCGCTGAACGAGTTTTACTTTCAGACGGTCTATGCCTTCGCGGGGCCGGGAGCCACGTCGCTGCATGGCAACCTGCTCAAAGGCGCCACGCCGCAGGCCATGTATCTGTTGCTGTTCAGCTTTGGGACCATGGCGATGGCCGTTGGTGTGACCGTGCGGGTGGTGCATCGGCGCAATGCGAGCCGCCTATTGGGCGTGCCGGGGCGGCTTTGGCCAAGTTTTCGCGCGGTGTCTATCGCCATGCTGGCCCTTGGGGCGGTGCTTCTGATCCTGCCGCCATGGGACATGGGCGGTGAACTGACGCCAAACCTTCCCCTGAACCGCTGGCTGCTGCTCTTGCCGCTGTCGTTGCTGGCCGTGCTGGTGCAAGTCAGCGCCGAAGAGATCGTTTTTCGCGGCTATGTGCAGCAACAACTGGCGGCGCGGTTTAAGTCTCCGCTCATTTGGATGGTGCTGCCCTCGGCGCTCTTCGCGCTTGGTCACTACCTGCCTGCCGAGGCGGGGGAGAATGCGCTGATGGTTGCGCTTTGGGCGGGGGTGTTTGGCATATTGATGGCGGACCTCACAGCGCGGTCCGGCTCGCTTGGCCCTGCCATCGCGGTGCATCTTTGGAACAATGTCTCGGCCATTCTCATTGTCTCTCTGCCGGATGACCTTTCGGGGCTGGCGCTTTATCTTACGCCCTTCTCGATGGATGACGCGGCAGCGTTGCGCACATGGTTGCCGGTGGATTTCGCGCTTATGCTGGTCTCGTGGTTGGCGGCGCGGCTGGCGATACGCCGCTGA
- a CDS encoding GNAT family N-acetyltransferase, whose protein sequence is MEPAKVELRRAVAADHDALGQVMFDAIHHGPSVYSTAERAGWLPAPPQGPLWSAKLTEQQVIVAERAGRVLGFIAYAGGYIDLAFIAASAQGQGVFRALYGQVERTSYETGEPRLYTHASLMARPVFEAMGFRVIAAERVARSGEYLDRFEMEKILS, encoded by the coding sequence ATGGAGCCGGCAAAGGTAGAGCTGCGCAGGGCGGTGGCGGCGGATCATGACGCATTGGGGCAGGTGATGTTCGATGCAATCCACCACGGCCCAAGCGTTTATAGCACGGCGGAACGGGCCGGATGGCTTCCTGCGCCCCCGCAGGGGCCGCTGTGGTCGGCCAAGTTAACCGAACAGCAGGTCATAGTGGCCGAACGGGCGGGGCGGGTCCTCGGCTTCATCGCGTATGCGGGAGGCTATATCGACTTGGCCTTTATCGCCGCCTCTGCGCAGGGTCAGGGTGTTTTTCGCGCGCTTTATGGGCAGGTTGAACGGACCTCTTACGAAACAGGCGAGCCCCGCCTCTACACCCACGCTAGCCTCATGGCGCGCCCTGTCTTTGAGGCGATGGGCTTTCGTGTTATCGCGGCAGAGCGCGTCGCGCGGTCGGGTGAATATCTGGACCGCTTTGAAATGGAGAAGATACTATCATGA
- the zapE gene encoding cell division protein ZapE, with product MNTMRDTYAQLVAEGKLQSDPAQEAVMEEFDRIRDALAKPVKKGLFRKAPEPPKGLYLWGGVGRGKSMLMDMFVAHLPDIPARRVHFHAFMQEIHNAMHEVRKTGVDDAIAPVARDVADDVRLLAFDEMQITDITDAMIVGRLFEALFAAGVVVVTTSNRLPDDLYKNGINREVFVPFIEQIKERMVVHELVSPTDYRQDRLAGSQVYFTPVNAESRAAMDAVWDDLAGTEGEPLTLHVKGREVVVPAFHNGMARAGFHALCGRPLGAADYLALAQNVRVLLLDNIPSLGRSNFNEAKRFVTLIDALYEAKVRLICSAAAAPEMLYLEGEGTFEFERTASRLREMQSDDWGR from the coding sequence ATGAATACTATGCGTGACACCTACGCCCAGCTTGTTGCCGAGGGCAAACTGCAATCCGATCCGGCCCAAGAGGCGGTGATGGAGGAGTTTGACCGCATCCGCGATGCGCTCGCCAAACCCGTCAAGAAGGGCCTATTTCGAAAAGCGCCCGAGCCGCCCAAGGGGCTGTACCTCTGGGGTGGCGTTGGGCGCGGCAAATCGATGCTGATGGATATGTTCGTGGCGCATCTGCCTGATATCCCGGCGCGGCGGGTGCATTTCCACGCTTTCATGCAGGAAATCCACAACGCCATGCACGAAGTCCGCAAGACCGGCGTGGACGATGCCATTGCCCCGGTGGCCCGCGATGTGGCCGACGACGTACGCCTGCTGGCCTTCGACGAAATGCAGATCACCGACATTACGGACGCGATGATCGTGGGCCGCCTGTTTGAGGCGCTCTTCGCTGCGGGCGTCGTGGTCGTGACCACATCGAACCGCCTGCCTGATGACTTGTATAAAAACGGCATCAACCGCGAAGTCTTTGTACCCTTCATTGAGCAGATCAAAGAGCGGATGGTGGTGCATGAATTGGTCAGCCCGACTGACTACCGCCAAGACCGACTTGCGGGCTCGCAGGTTTATTTCACCCCGGTGAACGCCGAAAGCCGCGCTGCGATGGATGCGGTTTGGGACGATCTGGCAGGCACCGAAGGCGAGCCGCTGACGCTGCATGTAAAGGGCCGCGAAGTGGTGGTTCCTGCGTTTCACAATGGCATGGCCCGTGCGGGGTTCCATGCGCTTTGCGGCAGACCCTTGGGCGCTGCGGATTACCTTGCGCTGGCGCAAAACGTGCGGGTGCTGCTGCTGGACAACATTCCCAGCCTTGGCCGATCAAACTTTAACGAGGCAAAACGCTTCGTCACCCTGATTGATGCGCTTTATGAGGCGAAGGTCCGGCTGATCTGTTCCGCGGCTGCCGCGCCTGAAATGCTTTACCTCGAAGGCGAAGGCACCTTTGAATTTGAGCGTACCGCCTCACGACTGCGCGAAATGCAAAGTGACGATTGGGGGCGTTAA
- a CDS encoding RNA pyrophosphohydrolase, whose product MTPEEIAKLPYRPCVGVMLVNADGKVFVGQRRDRNQDAWQMPQGGVDKGEAARDAALRELEEETGIPRDLVEVEAETSSWLPYDLPHELVPNIWKGRYRGQEQKWFLMRFLGQDAQVNIATAEPEFSEWCWMPADQLVANIVPFKRAVYAAVLKEFEEKL is encoded by the coding sequence ATGACCCCCGAAGAGATTGCCAAACTGCCCTACCGCCCTTGCGTCGGCGTCATGTTGGTGAACGCCGATGGCAAAGTCTTTGTCGGCCAGCGGCGCGACCGGAATCAGGATGCGTGGCAGATGCCCCAAGGCGGGGTGGATAAGGGAGAGGCTGCACGTGATGCGGCCCTGCGCGAGTTGGAGGAAGAGACCGGCATCCCCCGCGATCTGGTAGAGGTCGAGGCCGAGACCTCAAGCTGGCTGCCCTACGACCTGCCGCATGAACTGGTGCCCAACATCTGGAAGGGGCGGTATCGGGGGCAGGAACAGAAATGGTTCCTCATGCGTTTTCTTGGGCAGGACGCTCAGGTGAATATCGCCACCGCTGAGCCTGAGTTCTCGGAATGGTGCTGGATGCCCGCAGATCAACTGGTCGCGAACATCGTACCGTTCAAACGCGCGGTCTATGCGGCGGTTCTTAAAGAGTTTGAGGAGAAGTTATGA
- the accD gene encoding acetyl-CoA carboxylase, carboxyltransferase subunit beta — protein MNWITNYVRPRINSIFSRRETPDNLWTKCNECGTMLFHRELSDNLNVCTNCGHHMHISPRERFKALFDGGIFTEVKVPAPTPDPLHFKDQKRYPDRMKAAQKQTGEHEAMLVVTGEMGRTPIVACAQDFSFMGGSMGMYVGNAIIAAAEEAVKLKRPLVLFSAAGGARMQEGILSLMQMPRTTVAVQMLKEAGLPYIVVLTHPTTGGVTASYAMLGDVHIAEPNALICFAGPRVIEQTIREKLPEGFQRAEYLLDHGMLDRVTKRTEMRDELITITRMLLGLTPAVRGDLPAPAEVEVAEAAAAVQAAADLPADTPKKK, from the coding sequence ATGAACTGGATCACAAACTACGTCCGTCCGCGTATCAACTCGATTTTCTCGCGCCGCGAGACACCGGACAACCTGTGGACCAAGTGCAATGAATGCGGCACCATGCTGTTTCACCGCGAACTGTCGGACAATCTGAATGTCTGCACCAACTGCGGCCACCACATGCACATCAGCCCGCGTGAGCGGTTCAAGGCGCTGTTTGACGGCGGTATCTTTACCGAGGTGAAGGTGCCTGCACCGACGCCCGATCCGCTGCATTTCAAAGACCAGAAGCGCTATCCCGACCGGATGAAAGCCGCGCAAAAGCAGACGGGCGAGCATGAAGCCATGCTGGTCGTCACAGGCGAGATGGGCCGCACGCCGATCGTTGCCTGTGCGCAGGATTTCTCCTTCATGGGCGGTTCCATGGGCATGTATGTCGGCAATGCGATCATCGCCGCTGCAGAAGAAGCCGTGAAGCTGAAACGTCCGCTGGTGCTTTTCTCCGCCGCCGGTGGCGCGCGAATGCAGGAGGGTATCCTCAGCCTGATGCAAATGCCGCGCACGACCGTGGCCGTGCAGATGCTGAAAGAGGCCGGGCTGCCCTATATCGTCGTACTGACCCACCCAACGACGGGCGGCGTCACCGCGTCCTATGCGATGCTGGGCGACGTGCATATCGCTGAGCCGAATGCGCTGATTTGTTTTGCCGGCCCGCGTGTCATCGAGCAAACGATCCGCGAAAAGCTGCCCGAGGGCTTCCAGCGTGCTGAATATCTGCTTGATCACGGCATGCTCGACCGCGTGACCAAGCGGACCGAGATGCGTGATGAGTTGATCACCATTACGCGGATGTTGCTGGGGCTGACCCCTGCTGTGCGTGGCGATCTGCCCGCGCCCGCAGAAGTGGAAGTGGCCGAGGCGGCTGCTGCCGTTCAGGCGGCCGCGGACCTTCCCGCCGACACGCCTAAAAAGAAATGA
- a CDS encoding LysR family transcriptional regulator, whose translation MDRLTEMEAFATVVDQGGFTDAAKKMGISKSAVSKHVSSLEARLGARLLNRTTRRVSPTEIGLAYYDRARRVLNDAGEADALVTSMQSAPSGLLRISVATDFGVNHLSPALSEFLSDFPDITVNMVLNNRYVELISEGFDMAVRIGELEDSTLRARKLTETTKRMIASPKYFEQYGRPEKIDDLNNHKLLHYSNQSSGNVWKLTAPSGEKRQVRTAGWLSVNDGQSLLNAAISGLGIAYLPSFLYADAMEKGLVEDAIPELPLETQGIYAVYPPGRFTQPKVRAFIDFLVHEFAEKGPTVW comes from the coding sequence ATGGACCGCCTTACGGAAATGGAAGCGTTTGCCACAGTAGTAGATCAGGGCGGTTTTACCGATGCCGCCAAGAAGATGGGGATCTCGAAATCCGCTGTCTCGAAACATGTGTCGTCACTCGAAGCCCGCCTCGGCGCGCGTCTGCTGAACCGCACCACCCGGCGCGTATCGCCGACGGAAATTGGCCTTGCCTACTACGACCGTGCCCGCCGGGTCTTGAATGATGCAGGCGAAGCCGATGCACTGGTAACGTCGATGCAATCGGCGCCCTCGGGCCTGTTGCGCATCTCGGTGGCGACGGATTTTGGTGTTAATCATCTGTCCCCTGCGCTGTCAGAGTTCCTTTCGGACTTCCCCGACATCACGGTGAACATGGTTCTTAACAACCGCTATGTTGAACTGATCTCAGAAGGTTTCGACATGGCCGTGCGCATCGGAGAGTTGGAAGACAGCACCCTGCGCGCCCGCAAGTTGACCGAGACCACCAAGCGGATGATCGCCAGCCCCAAGTATTTCGAACAATACGGACGGCCGGAAAAGATCGATGATCTGAACAATCACAAGCTGCTGCATTACTCGAACCAATCGTCGGGTAATGTCTGGAAACTGACTGCCCCCTCGGGTGAGAAGCGTCAGGTGCGCACGGCCGGTTGGCTGTCGGTGAATGACGGGCAAAGCCTGCTCAATGCCGCCATCTCGGGGCTGGGCATCGCTTACCTTCCCAGCTTTCTCTATGCCGATGCGATGGAAAAGGGCTTGGTCGAAGACGCGATCCCCGAACTGCCGCTGGAAACTCAAGGCATCTATGCCGTCTACCCGCCGGGGCGCTTCACCCAGCCCAAGGTCCGCGCCTTTATCGACTTTTTGGTGCATGAGTTTGCCGAGAAAGGTCCGACCGTCTGGTAA
- a CDS encoding bifunctional folylpolyglutamate synthase/dihydrofolate synthase, whose product MSTPSSDVILERMMALHPKIIDLTLDRMWRLLEALGNPQNDLPPVIHIAGTNGKGSTQAMIRAGLEAAGKTVHAYTSPHLARFHERIRVAGELISEPDLAAVLDECHAANGGEEITYFEITTCAAILAFSRSKADFTLLEVGLGGRLDATNVIDPVLTVITPVSVDHQQYLGETLAEIAGEKAGIIKRLVPCVVGPQEEAALEVIEDRAAKLGAPLLAYGQQWHVGPEAGRMVYQDETGLLDLPRPNLLGDHQIMNAGAALAALRQLGIAADACEAAVTQAQWPARMQRLSAGPLARKAPEGELWLDGGHNPAAGQALAAALAAMPKRPTHLICGMLNTKDIAGYLRPLAAEAASLTAVSIPGEAATLPAQATAKAAREVGFEAAEAESVTAALEAIIAREPHARVLICGSLYLAGSVLRESV is encoded by the coding sequence ATGAGCACGCCTTCATCGGACGTCATCCTTGAACGGATGATGGCGCTGCATCCAAAGATCATCGATCTGACGCTGGACCGGATGTGGCGGCTGCTAGAGGCGTTGGGCAATCCCCAAAACGACCTGCCGCCGGTGATCCATATTGCGGGCACCAATGGCAAGGGGTCGACCCAAGCGATGATCCGCGCGGGGCTAGAGGCAGCGGGCAAAACGGTCCACGCCTATACCTCGCCGCATTTGGCGCGCTTTCATGAGCGTATCCGAGTGGCCGGAGAGCTGATTTCCGAACCCGATCTGGCCGCCGTGCTGGACGAGTGCCACGCCGCCAACGGTGGCGAAGAGATCACCTATTTCGAGATCACCACCTGCGCCGCGATCCTCGCCTTTTCGCGCAGCAAAGCAGATTTCACGCTGCTGGAAGTGGGGCTCGGCGGGCGCTTGGATGCAACCAATGTGATTGATCCGGTGCTGACAGTCATCACCCCGGTTTCAGTCGATCACCAGCAGTATTTGGGCGAAACACTGGCGGAGATTGCGGGCGAGAAGGCCGGCATTATCAAACGCCTTGTGCCCTGTGTGGTTGGCCCACAAGAAGAGGCCGCGCTTGAGGTTATCGAAGACCGCGCCGCCAAACTCGGCGCGCCGCTTTTGGCCTATGGGCAGCAATGGCACGTCGGGCCAGAGGCCGGGCGGATGGTTTATCAAGATGAGACCGGTCTGCTCGATCTGCCGCGCCCCAACCTGCTGGGCGATCACCAAATCATGAACGCAGGCGCAGCACTGGCGGCGCTGCGGCAGCTTGGTATTGCGGCTGACGCTTGCGAGGCTGCCGTGACGCAGGCGCAATGGCCTGCGCGGATGCAGCGGCTGTCGGCTGGGCCGCTGGCACGCAAAGCGCCCGAGGGAGAGCTTTGGCTGGATGGCGGACACAATCCCGCAGCAGGGCAGGCCTTGGCTGCGGCGCTGGCTGCAATGCCCAAGCGCCCGACGCATCTGATCTGTGGGATGTTGAACACCAAAGACATCGCCGGATACCTGCGCCCCTTGGCCGCCGAGGCCGCAAGCCTCACCGCTGTTTCCATTCCCGGAGAGGCGGCAACTTTGCCCGCCCAAGCGACGGCGAAAGCGGCGCGAGAGGTGGGGTTTGAGGCCGCCGAAGCCGAGAGTGTTACTGCCGCTTTGGAGGCAATTATCGCCCGCGAACCCCATGCGCGTGTGTTGATCTGTGGCTCACTCTACCTTGCCGGTAGCGTGTTGCGGGAAAGCGTCTAA
- a CDS encoding GNAT family N-acetyltransferase, whose protein sequence is MIESGFHDVAPGKLAVVVTHLEMHAKPALSEVPLPEGVTFRQVTPSPDWFRDIFRRVGTDWLWYGRLKLDDAALTALLQDPARDFYTLMRDGKDEALLELNFPKDGSCELAYFGLTSALIGSGSGRYLMNQAITLAWEKPITRLHLHTCTNDSPQALGFYVRSGFTPFRRQVEVDDDPRLTGLLPRNAAPQVPLIEG, encoded by the coding sequence ATGATCGAAAGCGGCTTTCACGATGTCGCCCCCGGCAAACTGGCCGTGGTGGTGACGCATCTTGAGATGCACGCCAAACCCGCCCTTAGCGAAGTGCCCTTGCCCGAAGGTGTTACCTTTCGGCAGGTCACCCCGTCGCCCGACTGGTTCCGCGATATCTTTCGCCGGGTGGGAACAGATTGGCTGTGGTACGGGCGACTAAAGCTAGATGACGCGGCCCTCACCGCGCTCTTGCAAGACCCTGCGCGGGACTTCTACACGCTGATGCGCGATGGCAAAGACGAGGCTTTGCTGGAGCTAAATTTCCCAAAAGACGGCAGCTGCGAATTGGCCTATTTCGGGCTGACCTCTGCGCTGATCGGCAGTGGGTCGGGCCGGTATCTGATGAACCAAGCGATTACGCTGGCATGGGAAAAGCCGATTACCCGGCTGCATCTGCACACCTGCACCAATGACAGCCCGCAGGCGCTCGGCTTCTACGTGCGCTCGGGGTTCACCCCCTTTCGCCGTCAGGTCGAGGTTGACGATGATCCCCGCCTGACCGGCCTGTTGCCGCGCAATGCCGCGCCGCAGGTTCCTTTGATTGAGGGCTAA
- a CDS encoding zinc transporter ZntB: protein MPICVFDIYNDGTAQVPEDDGLTGPGRYRWWHYDLSDPALEPWLATHLPAIPAGALLQPETRPRCDEYEDGLILNLRGINLNEGQQADQMVSIRMWVTDAVVITVRMRRVFAIDELRTLATENNAPRQPSAFLEALVSRLTARVQTEVARLADRTAFYETDLEDLSTLPPKDLPVTRRSTIKLERYLAPQRSALERLAELDLPLVPEVDSMKLRELANRTAIVVEELDALQERIVTVQDEHDNQVAQRQARHGYVLSIAAAVFLPLGFLTGLFGVNVGGMPGVDDPRAFAILCLAMVGLAAIMLAILKWLRWL from the coding sequence ATGCCCATCTGCGTCTTCGACATATATAACGACGGCACCGCGCAGGTGCCCGAAGACGACGGCCTGACCGGGCCGGGGCGCTACCGTTGGTGGCATTATGACCTGTCCGACCCGGCGCTGGAGCCGTGGCTTGCCACACATCTGCCCGCGATCCCCGCGGGCGCGTTGCTGCAACCTGAGACCCGCCCGCGCTGCGATGAGTACGAAGACGGGCTGATCCTGAACCTGCGCGGCATCAACCTGAACGAAGGACAGCAAGCCGATCAGATGGTCTCGATCCGCATGTGGGTGACGGATGCTGTGGTCATCACCGTACGGATGCGCCGGGTCTTTGCCATTGATGAGCTGCGCACACTGGCCACCGAGAACAATGCCCCGCGCCAGCCCTCGGCCTTTCTTGAGGCGCTGGTCTCAAGACTGACCGCGCGGGTCCAGACCGAGGTCGCCCGGCTTGCCGACCGTACCGCATTCTATGAGACCGACCTCGAAGACCTCAGCACCCTACCGCCCAAGGACCTGCCCGTCACCCGCCGCAGCACGATCAAACTAGAACGCTACCTCGCGCCGCAGCGCAGCGCGCTTGAGCGGCTGGCGGAACTGGATTTGCCGTTGGTGCCAGAGGTTGATTCGATGAAGCTGCGAGAGTTGGCCAACCGCACCGCCATCGTGGTGGAGGAGCTTGACGCGCTGCAAGAACGCATCGTCACCGTACAGGACGAACACGATAATCAGGTCGCCCAACGCCAAGCGCGGCACGGTTATGTCCTGTCCATCGCGGCGGCGGTCTTTCTGCCCTTGGGGTTTCTCACCGGGCTTTTTGGTGTGAACGTTGGGGGGATGCCGGGCGTGGATGATCCGCGCGCCTTTGCCATCCTTTGTCTCGCTATGGTGGGGCTTGCCGCGATCATGCTGGCGATCTTAAAGTGGCTCCGCTGGCTATAG
- a CDS encoding NADPH-dependent 2,4-dienoyl-CoA reductase: MSDYPHLLAPLDLGFTTLKNRLLMGSMHTGLEETQDWNRVAEFYATRARGDVGLMVTGGIGPNPEGSVAHGAAMMVSQKDVDNHSIITQRVHEAGGKIAMQILHAGRYAFSPDCVAPSAIKSPISMFAPKELDEEGIEKQIADIAACALRAREAGYDGVEIMGSEGYFLNQFLVTQTNKRTDRWGGSYENRMRLPIEVVRRVRETVGEDFILIYRLSMIDLIPNGSTFEEVVQLAQEIEKAGATIINTGIGWHEARIPTIATSVPRAAFAWVTKKLMGKVGIPLITSNRINTPEVAEEVLATGCADMVSLARPMLADADFLAKAKAGKADQIAPCIACNQACLDHTFGGKISTCLVNPRACYETELRIEPVAAAKTVAVVGAGPAGLSAAITAAERGHKVTLMDRASEIGGQLNLAKQVAGKEEFWGLVDWYRTMLATQGVTVQLETEATADALSGFDEVIIATGVVPRDPQIPGQDGSNVVSYIDVLNGTAKVGHRVAVIGAGGIGFDVSEHLVHDGESSTLNLPEWMREWGVTDPGEHRSGLAPEGPQPPAPARQITMLQRKTSKPGKGLGKTTGWIHRASLTMRNVQMIAGVNYEKIDDSGLHISFGEAREKPTLIEADTIVLCAGQLSDRSLADTLEARGVTCHVIGGADVAAELDAKRAINQGTRLAAAL; this comes from the coding sequence ATGTCCGATTATCCCCACCTGCTTGCCCCGCTCGACCTTGGTTTCACCACCCTGAAAAACCGGCTGCTGATGGGGTCGATGCACACCGGGCTGGAAGAGACACAGGACTGGAACCGCGTGGCAGAGTTCTACGCCACCCGCGCACGGGGCGATGTGGGGCTGATGGTGACGGGCGGCATTGGGCCGAACCCCGAAGGCTCCGTCGCCCATGGCGCGGCAATGATGGTCAGCCAAAAGGACGTGGACAACCACAGCATCATCACGCAGCGCGTGCATGAGGCGGGTGGCAAGATTGCGATGCAAATCCTGCACGCGGGCCGCTATGCCTTCTCACCTGATTGCGTGGCCCCAAGCGCGATAAAATCCCCGATTTCGATGTTCGCACCCAAGGAACTGGACGAAGAAGGCATCGAGAAACAGATCGCCGACATCGCCGCCTGCGCCTTGCGCGCCCGTGAGGCAGGCTATGACGGAGTCGAGATCATGGGGTCAGAGGGGTATTTCCTGAACCAGTTCCTCGTCACCCAGACCAACAAGCGCACCGACCGCTGGGGCGGATCATATGAAAACCGCATGCGCCTGCCGATCGAAGTGGTGCGCCGCGTGCGCGAGACCGTGGGCGAAGATTTCATCCTGATCTACCGTCTGTCGATGATTGACCTGATCCCAAACGGCTCGACCTTTGAGGAGGTCGTTCAACTGGCACAGGAAATCGAAAAAGCCGGGGCCACGATCATCAACACCGGCATCGGCTGGCACGAGGCGCGCATCCCGACGATTGCCACCTCCGTCCCCCGCGCGGCCTTTGCTTGGGTCACGAAAAAGCTGATGGGTAAGGTCGGCATCCCGCTGATCACCTCGAACCGCATCAACACGCCTGAGGTGGCCGAAGAGGTGCTGGCGACAGGCTGCGCCGATATGGTGTCCCTCGCCCGCCCGATGTTGGCAGACGCCGACTTCCTCGCCAAAGCCAAGGCGGGCAAGGCCGACCAGATCGCGCCCTGCATCGCTTGCAACCAAGCCTGTCTGGATCACACCTTTGGCGGCAAAATCTCTACCTGCCTCGTGAACCCCCGCGCCTGCTATGAAACGGAACTGCGGATCGAACCGGTGGCGGCGGCGAAAACCGTCGCAGTCGTCGGCGCGGGACCAGCGGGCCTGTCCGCTGCAATCACAGCCGCAGAGCGCGGCCACAAGGTCACCCTGATGGACCGCGCCTCCGAGATCGGCGGACAGCTTAACCTCGCCAAACAAGTCGCGGGCAAAGAAGAATTCTGGGGCTTGGTCGATTGGTATCGCACCATGCTGGCGACACAGGGCGTGACCGTGCAGCTGGAAACCGAAGCCACCGCCGACGCGCTGAGCGGCTTTGATGAGGTTATCATCGCCACGGGCGTTGTGCCGCGTGACCCGCAAATTCCCGGTCAAGACGGCAGCAATGTCGTCAGCTACATTGACGTGCTGAACGGCACCGCCAAGGTCGGCCATCGTGTCGCTGTGATCGGCGCGGGTGGGATCGGCTTTGACGTCTCCGAACACCTTGTCCACGACGGCGAAAGCAGCACGCTGAACCTGCCCGAGTGGATGCGCGAATGGGGTGTGACCGATCCCGGCGAACACCGCAGCGGCCTTGCGCCCGAAGGCCCGCAACCGCCCGCCCCTGCGCGCCAGATCACCATGCTGCAGCGCAAGACCAGCAAACCCGGCAAAGGCTTGGGCAAAACGACAGGCTGGATCCACCGTGCTTCGCTTACCATGCGCAATGTGCAGATGATCGCCGGGGTGAATTACGAAAAGATCGACGATTCCGGGCTGCACATCTCTTTTGGCGAGGCACGAGAGAAGCCCACGCTGATCGAAGCAGACACCATCGTGCTCTGCGCCGGGCAACTCTCTGACCGCAGTCTTGCCGACACGCTGGAAGCGCGCGGTGTCACCTGCCACGTCATCGGCGGCGCGGATGTGGCGGCAGAGTTGGACGCGAAACGCGCGATCAACCAAGGCACGCGATTGGCTGCCGCGCTTTGA